In the genome of Staphylococcus durrellii, one region contains:
- a CDS encoding glycosyltransferase family 2 protein, whose product MKKVSVIMPTYNNEDCIRRSIESVINQTMHTQDYELIIVDDCSTDNTLDIIENYARQYNDFIRVKQLNVNSGSASIPRNTGLELSNGEYVFFLDSDDYIHKKTLKDLYNYGVKHDSDLIIGKYGVEGKGRGVPKAIFEKGNVPKAEIIQNSIFYALSVLKMFRKSVIQEHNIKFKADAKTAEDQLFTVKFLMNSRNYAIKTDVEYYVVVNNFEHRTHLTSSHSTGSEYFATIKEIYKAIYNSTIYTDADTRDEFAGKFTTRLLRHGRNKNFALSQMCYEDKIEWLKHYSVTLNELPRSMDKYVTQSFNIKLEAIRQNNIIGVMLADKLL is encoded by the coding sequence ATGAAAAAAGTCAGTGTAATAATGCCAACATATAACAATGAAGATTGTATAAGACGTTCGATAGAATCGGTAATCAATCAAACGATGCATACTCAAGATTACGAATTAATTATCGTAGATGATTGTTCAACTGATAACACATTAGACATTATCGAAAACTACGCTCGACAATACAATGATTTCATTCGTGTTAAGCAATTAAATGTTAATAGTGGGAGTGCTAGTATTCCAAGAAATACGGGGCTTGAATTGAGTAACGGAGAATATGTGTTCTTTTTAGATTCGGATGATTACATTCATAAAAAAACGCTTAAAGATTTATACAATTATGGTGTTAAACATGATAGTGATTTAATAATAGGTAAATATGGCGTAGAAGGTAAAGGACGTGGCGTACCTAAAGCTATTTTCGAAAAAGGTAATGTTCCAAAAGCTGAAATTATTCAGAATAGTATATTTTATGCACTATCTGTTTTAAAAATGTTTAGAAAAAGTGTTATACAAGAGCATAATATTAAATTTAAAGCAGATGCCAAAACGGCTGAAGATCAATTATTCACAGTTAAATTTTTAATGAATTCACGTAACTATGCTATAAAAACTGACGTTGAATATTATGTTGTCGTCAATAATTTTGAGCATAGAACGCATTTAACTTCTAGCCATAGTACCGGTAGTGAATACTTTGCGACGATAAAAGAGATTTATAAAGCAATCTATAACAGTACAATTTATACAGACGCAGATACACGTGATGAATTCGCAGGTAAATTTACGACTCGCTTATTGAGACATGGTCGTAACAAAAATTTTGCACTCAGTCAGATGTGTTATGAAGATAAAATTGAATGGTTAAAACATTATTCAGTAACGCTAAATGAACTACCTAGATCTATGGATAAATACGTAACACAAAGCTTTAATATCAAATTAGAAGCCATTAGACAAAATAATATAATAGGCGTAATGCTGGCAGATAAATTATTATAA
- a CDS encoding GNAT family N-acetyltransferase, with translation MRYNQFNQPIGENLETFTKPSFPEVSLLNGQYCRLEKLNEQHIDDLFSQFSLEEDASNWTYLTEEQINDKSLFKQYIEKQIKSDDPYFLAIIDQKSNKALGEFSLLRINPIDASIEVGHIHFSNILKRTRIATEAHFLLASYVFDILGYRRYEWKCDSLNNPSMNSAKRLGFTYEGIFRQHKIYKTRNRDTAWFSMLDSEWPSIKQKYEQWLAADNFDEDGNQRHSLNIQ, from the coding sequence ATGAGATATAATCAATTTAATCAACCAATAGGAGAAAATTTAGAAACATTTACCAAGCCATCTTTTCCAGAAGTAAGTCTTTTAAATGGGCAATATTGTCGTTTAGAAAAGTTAAATGAACAACATATAGATGATTTATTTAGCCAATTTAGTTTGGAAGAAGACGCTTCAAATTGGACGTATCTTACTGAAGAACAGATAAATGATAAGTCATTATTTAAACAGTATATAGAAAAACAAATTAAATCAGATGATCCATATTTTTTAGCAATTATTGACCAAAAGTCTAATAAAGCGTTAGGGGAATTTTCTTTATTACGTATCAATCCTATCGATGCTTCTATTGAAGTGGGTCATATTCATTTTTCTAATATTTTAAAGCGCACTCGAATCGCGACTGAGGCACATTTTTTATTAGCAAGTTATGTGTTTGATATATTAGGTTATCGTAGATATGAATGGAAATGTGATAGTTTGAACAATCCTTCTATGAACAGTGCGAAACGTTTAGGCTTTACTTACGAAGGTATATTTAGACAACATAAAATTTATAAAACACGTAATAGAGATACAGCATGGTTTTCTATGTTAGATAGTGAATGGCCAAGTATTAAACAAAAATATGAACAATGGTTAGCTGCAGATAATTTTGATGAAGATGGTAACCAACGTCATAGTTTAAATATTCAATAA
- a CDS encoding glycosyltransferase — protein MIYTVTTTLPLNHGGRTKSLLSRIKLLDKELNIPTKILTTNYNIEYLEVYKLFLEEEKVTSNIQYENIYDWLSGFNLLINPKTKFLKKDTYIETSYEIEGLRSEMVKNASAVRYFDGENYVLYRKFYDDSKILEFEDFMSPISKTKVQRWQYNKHGILHRKHYYSHSTKQKILEEYFDVDGNIYCKKMYEDNKNNDLIYIQTYQQNRPHKTFASERQFFKYYFDSRFSDNDTVFCDARALDAPLLNQSNQTHNILVFHSSHLNDDKIKASFKFALNNSNKVAKYIVLTHKQKNDIQNIASIESEKISIIPHFIQQKDINEHIEQENRFIFLGRLGVEKQLDHIIKAYNEFLQSGYTTNLVIFGKDEFHQKAKLEKLIKDYGIQDKVSINDYTNNPTIEFQKSKASLLTSKFEGFALSVMESINVGCPVISYDIKYGPSEIINHNENGYLVEANNISQLANYMEKIIETPLPNVKTKPELKYDSAIDNYKRLFSSLNN, from the coding sequence ATGATTTACACAGTTACAACTACCCTACCGCTAAATCATGGTGGTAGAACTAAGTCTTTACTAAGTAGAATAAAATTACTCGACAAAGAACTTAATATACCTACTAAAATATTAACGACTAATTATAACATTGAATACCTAGAGGTATATAAACTATTTTTAGAAGAAGAAAAAGTAACTAGTAATATTCAATATGAAAATATATACGATTGGTTGTCGGGCTTTAACTTATTAATTAATCCTAAGACAAAGTTCTTAAAAAAAGACACTTATATAGAAACATCTTATGAAATCGAGGGATTACGTAGCGAAATGGTTAAAAACGCTAGTGCCGTGCGCTATTTTGATGGAGAAAATTATGTTTTATATAGGAAATTTTATGATGATTCGAAGATACTAGAATTCGAAGATTTCATGTCACCAATCAGCAAAACGAAGGTACAACGCTGGCAGTATAACAAACACGGTATTTTACATAGAAAACATTACTATTCTCATAGTACGAAGCAGAAAATATTAGAAGAATATTTTGATGTTGATGGTAATATATACTGTAAAAAAATGTATGAAGATAATAAGAACAATGATTTAATTTATATTCAGACTTATCAACAGAATCGGCCTCATAAGACTTTTGCTTCTGAACGACAATTTTTCAAATATTATTTTGATTCTAGATTCTCTGATAACGACACAGTATTTTGTGATGCTAGAGCATTGGATGCTCCATTATTAAATCAATCAAACCAAACGCACAACATACTAGTTTTTCATAGTAGTCATTTAAATGATGATAAGATAAAAGCTTCTTTTAAATTCGCACTAAATAATTCAAATAAGGTTGCAAAATATATCGTTTTAACTCATAAACAAAAAAATGATATCCAAAACATTGCATCAATCGAATCCGAAAAAATTAGCATCATTCCACATTTTATACAACAAAAGGATATTAATGAACATATAGAACAAGAAAATAGGTTTATTTTCTTAGGACGTCTAGGCGTTGAGAAGCAACTTGACCACATTATTAAAGCGTATAATGAATTTTTGCAAAGCGGGTATACAACTAATCTTGTTATTTTCGGTAAAGATGAATTTCATCAAAAAGCAAAGCTTGAAAAACTAATTAAAGATTATGGCATACAAGATAAAGTAAGTATTAATGACTATACAAATAATCCAACAATAGAATTTCAAAAATCTAAAGCCTCTTTATTAACTAGTAAATTTGAAGGATTTGCATTATCAGTTATGGAAAGTATCAATGTAGGATGTCCTGTTATATCCTACGACATTAAATATGGGCCATCAGAGATTATAAACCATAATGAGAATGGCTATCTTGTGGAAGCTAATAATATATCTCAATTAGCTAATTATATGGAAAAGATTATTGAAACACCGTTACCTAATGTAAAAACAAAGCCAGAATTAAAATATGATTCCGCAATAGATAACTATAAAAGATTATTTTCATCACTAAATAATTAA